The following DNA comes from Methanosarcina vacuolata Z-761.
TTATTGATAGCTGCTGTGATTACGATTTATATCGACTACTAATAATAGTCCAAATGAGGGATCATGATTAGAATTAGAAAAAGTAAAACTACGAGAAAAAAATTGACTGGCCCGAGCGAAGGAAAGCCGGTTGCCGAAAATGTAACTCAAATTACTTCAGAAAGCAGAGACCAATTCAAAGGCCAGTCGAGAGATCAGTTTAAGGCCCAGCCCAGGGAACAGGTTAAAACTCACCCAAGGGAGCAGTCCAGAGATCAATATAAGAGCCAATCAAGAGATCATTTCAGGGGGCATCCTAGAGAACAATTAAAAGGTCAGTCCAGGACTCAGTCAAAGGACCAGTTCAGGGGAGACCAGGGCAAGAAAAGAAGGTTCCCTTACCAGAAAAAAGGCTCAAGGGAAAGATCGGATCTGCCTGAACCCAGAGTTCCTTACGAAACCAAGACTCCGGAAGAAGAGCTTGAAAAAGGAGGTTTTGTGCTTCCTGGAGAGCTTGTGGGAACGACTGAAGAGTTCAAGCCCGGGGAAGGGACAACTGTGTCTGCCGGAGATATTTACTCTACAGCTACCGGAAATGTACTTATTGACAGGAAAGCCAGAGTAGTTTCGGTCAGGCCACGCACACTCACTCCGAATATTCTTAAAGTAGGAGATATTGTCTATGGAAAGATAACTGACGTGCGCGAATCCGGAGCAATGGTGGAAGTTGCAGGAATTGAAGGCAAAGAAGAAAGGGAAATTGTCAATGTGCGTTCGGGAGACATCCATGTGTCGAATGTGCGAGACTCTTACGTTAAAAGACTTTCAGATGAGTTCAGACCTTATGATATAGTCAGGGCCAGGGTTCTCGACACTGAAAGAATACGCCTTACAACAGCTGAGGATTCCCTGGGAGTTGTAAAAGCCTACTGTTCAAACTGCAAAGGAGAACTCGTGCTTGAAGGGAAAAAGCTTAAATGCCCCGTCTGCAATATGACCGAAACTCGCAAAATCTCAACCGAGTACGGAAAAGGAATAAAATAATTTTATTCTCCTGCAGGTATGGGTTTCTGCACAGTAAATAATCAGTAAATTATCAGTAAATTATCGTAAATTATCGTAAATTATCGTAAATTATCGTAAATTATCAGTAAATTATATTACTCACACTTACAGGTGGTCACCAATGGAACTGAACATTCTCTCCAAAACAGACAATGAGCTTGAAGTCGAGCTCAAAGGCGAGACACATACCCTTCTAAATATACTTAAGGATCTTCTGATTAAAGACCAGAGGGTTGAGATCGCCTTCTATGATATGAAGTACGTAAGTATCAGTGACCCGATCCTTTACATCAAAACCGATGGTACAAACCCTATTGAGGTCTTAAAGGACGCTGCTTCGAAAATAATAACTCAGTGCGACGAATTTACTGATGTCTTTAGCAAAGCAGTAAACGCCTGAAGTATTTGAAAAATGGTGCATAACGTCTTTTTAAAGGCGTTTTGCTTTCTTTTTCCGGTAAATCCGGGATCTTTCCAGCAGGGGGCTCTTGATAGTTATTAAGGAGCCTTTGCTATCTTAAAATCTAAGGAGTTTTGGAATACTTTTTTATGAATCAATGCGTATCCAGAGTAAACAAGAATCTTAAACGCGAAGTAGGGTAAAAGCATTTAATTGGATGGAGTAATTTCGATTCTTTTTAGTTCAAAATACTGTCCTGAATCTGCAACTTAAAAATCATAAACTAACCTGTAACTATATTGAGGTTGATCTGTAACTATATTGAGATTAATCCATAACTAATATTGAGATCAATCCGTAACTGATATTGAGGTCAATCCATAACTAATATTGAGATTAATCCATAACTAATATTGAGATCAATCCGTAACTGATATTGAGGTCAATCCATAACTAATACTGAAGTATGAAAGATAAATTGAGGTATAAAAGAAAATGAAACTTGATGACTCATCCCTTCAGAAGTTCGGTTTTATAAAAAGAGAGACCCTTGGTAGTATAAATATCGACCCTCTTCAGACAGGCGGGCGGTTGACTGAGGCTGCAAAACAGGCTCTTGTAGAGTGGGGAGACGGATATTCTGTATGTGATTTCTGCGGAGGGGTTCTGGATCAGATAAAAAAGCCTCCAATTTATGATTTCGTACATAAGGCCCTTCCAGAGTTTCTGGGCTGTGATGAAGCAAGAGTCACAAATGGTGCACGGGAGTCCAAGTTTGCTGTCATGCATTCTATTGGAAAGCCGGGTGACTGGATTGTACTCGATGGACTTGCCCATTACTCTTCATATGTTGCAGCCGAAAGAGCAGGCCTTAATATCAAAACCGTACCGCATTCAGGCAGTCCCGACTATTACCTTGACCCTGAAGGGTATGCCACAGCAATAGAAGAGGTTACAAAGGAAAGTGGAAAACCGCCGGCTCTTGCACTTGTAACTTACCCGGACGGAAGTTATGGAAACCTACCTGATGCAGGAAAGATAGCGTCGGTCTGCCACGAATACGACGTCCCTCTCCTTCTAAATGGTGCATATGCCGTCGGAAGAATGCCGGTATCTGCAAAAGAATTCGGTGCAGACTTTATTGCAGGCAGCGGGCATAAATCGATGGCCGCATCCGGACCTGTCGGAGTTCTCGGGGTAAGTGAAGAGTATGCTCCTATCGTGTTCAGGAAATCCAAACATAACAAGGTAAAAGAAGTTGAGCTTCTGGGGTGCACGGCAAGGGGCGCTACGGTTATGACCCTTATTGCATCTTTCCCGGATGTGGTAAAGCGTGTTAGGAACTGGGACCAGGAGGTCGAAAATGCTCGCTGGTTCTCGGCAAGGCTTGAGGGAATGGGCTTTATCCAGCGCGGGCAAAAACCCCATTCTCATGACCTTATGTTCTTTGAAGCTCCACGCTTCTATGAAATCTCCGAGAAAGTCAAGAACGGAAGATACTTCCTCTATAAGGATCTCAAAGCACGCAATATTCACGGTATCAAGTCCGGGCTTACCAAATATTTCAAACTCAGTACTTTCGGGCTTGGGAAGGAAAAACTTGAAGCTGTAGCGGACTCCTTTGAGGATATCCTGAAAAAATATGAAGATATTTAAGGATGTTTAAGCCGGTCAACGGTCAATATATAATACTTCCGGGAGAACTCAACCAGGGTGCACGATCCGGGTTCTGAATTTTCCCTTCTCTTTTGAAGCAAATAAATTCAAAGATCCAAGATCCCGGAGAAAAGTATTCAAAAGGTGCGCAAAAAAAGTACATTTTTGGAATATCTGCCAAATTTATCTGCAGAGTCCAGGTACTTTTACTGAGTCCAATACCTTTTACTGAATCCAATACCTTTTACTGAATCCAATACCTTTTACTGAGTCCAGTACCTTTTACTTTTTCTACTCCACATTTTCCATATACCTTCTTGTGCGAATTTAATACCCAGACAGTTAATCTCTCTGATGATTAAATAGCATGAGCCCTCTAATTATTATGAGAATTTAATCATTATGGGGGAGTATGCTTGGAAGATGATAGTGGAGATACGTTTAAGTACAAACTTGGTAAGTGGGTTCTAAGCATAGATGAATGTGCTTTTATGGATCTTATGGATATTGGAAAGAAAAAGTCTATGCCTCAATATCTGATCGAGTCAATTGATAATTGGGTAAACAAAGAAGAACCACTTATAACAGATGAATTTATTTCGGAAATGTGCGACTTTATTAAAAACGAAAATGAAGTCCTTTACGACCGTTTGGTGAAGAAATGCGCACTGAAAGGAATAAGTGTAGGCGAAGGCATATTTGAATCACTGAGTCTTTTGAACTGTGGAATGATAAGTACGCAGGAGTGCAGACAGTATGGAGATGACTTTTCTGATGTGTGATATTTCTGTCTTATATTTTCACTCTCTTGAGTAAGTTTAATTTTGTACTTCAATTTTGTACTTCAAACGTATAAGTCCTGAATACATTTCATGTAAAAGAAAGGTAATTCAGGTGCAGCAGTAAGATTTCGCAATGAAATTTCTCTGCTATTCACCTGTCTTTAGTTTTTCAGCAAATTTTTTTTGAATCTTTTTTGGAACATTTATTCCAATTTTCGCTGAAGAGTTTTCTTACTTGAAACCCTTCAGGGCTTCGAAATCCAGGGTTGCAAAGTAGTCCTCAATAGTTTCGGCTCTCCTGATCTGCACAACACTTCCGTCCTTCCTGAGAAGGAGTTCGGCAGAACGGAGCTTTCCGTTGTAATTGAAGCCCATAGCGTGTCCGTGAGCTCCTGTGTCGTGGATTGCGAGGATATCTCCGATTTCAATTTTAGGAAGCGGCCTATCAATTGCGAATTTGTCATTATTCTCACAGAGGGAGCCGGTTACGTCATACTTATGGACAGGAGCCTCGTTTTCCTTTCCGAGCACTGTTATATGGTGATAGGCTCCGTAAATGCCCGGCCGCATCAGGTTGGCCATACAGGAGTCCATCCCGACATAGTCCTTATAGGTGTGTTTGAGGTGCCGAACCTGGGTAATCAGGTAGCCATATGGACCTGTAATTACACGGCCGCATTCCAGGAAGACTTTGAGAGGATAAAGCCCGTTAGCCGTGATTGTGGCTTCGTAAGCCTTTTTGACACCTTTTGCCACGGCTTCGAATGAAACAGGTTCTTGTTCAGGCCTGTAGGGGATGCCTATGCCTCCGCCGAGGTTCACAAACTCGAAATTTATGTTGAGTTCTTTTGAGATTTCAACTATAAGTTCAAAGAGGATTCTTGCGGTTTCCACAAAGTAATCAGCATTTAGTTCATTCGAAGCCACCATCGTGTGCATTCCGAACCGCTTTACTCCCCTGTCCCTGAGTATGCGGTAGCCTTCAAAAAGCTGGTCTCTCGTAAAGCCGTACTTTGCTTCTTCAGGCTTTCCTATAATAGCATTTCCTTCCTTAAGAGGGCCAGGATTATACCTGAAACAGACAATTTCAGGAAGTCCGGCATACTTTTCAAGGTAGTCAATATGGCTTATGTCATCAAGGTTTATGTATGCTCCAAGCTCTTTTGCCTTCAGAAACTCTTCAGCAGGAGTATCGTTTGAGCTAAACATTATGTTTTCCCCAGCAATTCCTGCTTTTTCAGCAAGAATTAACTCCGGTAAAGAACTGCAATCCGCACCAAAACCTTCTTTTCTCAAGATTTTAAGAATAAAGGGATTTGGAAGGGCTTTTACAGCAAAAAATTCTTTAAAACCCGGAACCTCCCTGAAAGCTGCTTTCATTTTCTCCGCATTTTTCAGAATGGCTTTCTCATCGTATATATGAAACGGGGTGGGATACTTTTTAATTATTTCCTGAATTTTTTCTTTGGTGAAGGGAAGGTCCTTTGAAACCATATTATTACCTTTTATCAATTTTTGTTTAATGGGGTTTTGTATTCATTTGAATTTTTACTCCTTTATTAGTCTTTCTGCCCCGAGTTCAGTCACCCGAGTCCCGTCACCCGAGTTCAGTCACCCGAGTCCCGTCTCGGGAGGACGGTGCCCTTTTCGCTCACTTCGTTCGCTCAAGAGGGCTGAACTAGGGCAAAAAAGGCTGTTTTCTAAATGCGCTCAGGAAGTATGATTTATTCAAATTTTGTTTTGGGTTACGCGGCGGTGTGGTTATGACCTTTTTAATAAAAGGCTTAGCTGCAACCCTTTTGAAAAAAGGCTTGACCGAAAACCCTGACAACGTTTGGGTTTGAGAACCTTATACCCGAACTCTATCCGGCGTGATCAACCGGCGCAACGGTTGTGGCACAAACCGATCACTGATTGGGCTTTTTGAAAACTTGTTTAAGCCTGGAGTGGGGGTAGGTGTTTATAACGTCTTCTTTTTCAAGCCAGCCCCGCCGCGCCTGTCCGAGGCCGTACCGCATGGAGGTTAGATCGGAAACGGCATGGCTGTCTGTAGATATACAGAATTTTAGTCCAAAGGTCTTTGCACGCAGGATAAGCTCGTCATTAAGGTCAAGCCTTGAAGGCTGGCTGTTGATCTCCATTACTTTTCCATTTGCAGCGGCAACTTCAAAGACTTTTTCAAAATTAACGGCATAAGCCTCTCTTTTCCCTAGCAGCCTTCCGGAGGGATGTGCAAGGATATCAAGATATTTGTTCTCCAGAGCCGTGACAATCCTTTCGGTCATTCTCCTTTCAGGGAATGCAAAACCGGAATGTACAGCTCCTACCACAATATCGAGTTCTTTGAGAATTTCATCAGGATAGTCAAGGCTTCCATCTTTCAGGATATCTACCTCAGATCCTTTGAGGATTTTTATCCGGAATTGTTTTGAGAGTTTGTCGATTTCTTTCCATTGGGCTTTTAATTTCTCAATATCCAGGCCGTTTGCAACCTTTTGGGAACGGGAATGATCGGTTACTGCGATATACTCATAACCAAGAGCTTCTGCTTTTTCAATCATGGTTTTTAGACTGTCTTTTCCTTCACTGTATTCGGTATGCATATGGAGGTCTCCCTTGAGATCACCTGCTTCTACCAGCCTGGGTAGGGAATTTCTTGCAGCGGCTTTAATTTCTCCCCGGTTTTCCCGAAGTTCGGGTGGGATATAGGCAAGCCCAAGTCTTTCATAAATATCTTCTTCACTGCTGCCTGCAATCTGTTTACCGGATTCTTTTAAATA
Coding sequences within:
- a CDS encoding exosome complex RNA-binding protein Csl4; this encodes MIRIRKSKTTRKKLTGPSEGKPVAENVTQITSESRDQFKGQSRDQFKAQPREQVKTHPREQSRDQYKSQSRDHFRGHPREQLKGQSRTQSKDQFRGDQGKKRRFPYQKKGSRERSDLPEPRVPYETKTPEEELEKGGFVLPGELVGTTEEFKPGEGTTVSAGDIYSTATGNVLIDRKARVVSVRPRTLTPNILKVGDIVYGKITDVRESGAMVEVAGIEGKEEREIVNVRSGDIHVSNVRDSYVKRLSDEFRPYDIVRARVLDTERIRLTTAEDSLGVVKAYCSNCKGELVLEGKKLKCPVCNMTETRKISTEYGKGIK
- a CDS encoding DNA-directed RNA polymerase subunit L, whose product is MELNILSKTDNELEVELKGETHTLLNILKDLLIKDQRVEIAFYDMKYVSISDPILYIKTDGTNPIEVLKDAASKIITQCDEFTDVFSKAVNA
- the pscS gene encoding O-phospho-L-seryl-tRNA:Cys-tRNA synthase; translated protein: MKLDDSSLQKFGFIKRETLGSINIDPLQTGGRLTEAAKQALVEWGDGYSVCDFCGGVLDQIKKPPIYDFVHKALPEFLGCDEARVTNGARESKFAVMHSIGKPGDWIVLDGLAHYSSYVAAERAGLNIKTVPHSGSPDYYLDPEGYATAIEEVTKESGKPPALALVTYPDGSYGNLPDAGKIASVCHEYDVPLLLNGAYAVGRMPVSAKEFGADFIAGSGHKSMAASGPVGVLGVSEEYAPIVFRKSKHNKVKEVELLGCTARGATVMTLIASFPDVVKRVRNWDQEVENARWFSARLEGMGFIQRGQKPHSHDLMFFEAPRFYEISEKVKNGRYFLYKDLKARNIHGIKSGLTKYFKLSTFGLGKEKLEAVADSFEDILKKYEDI
- the lysA gene encoding diaminopimelate decarboxylase, with the translated sequence MVSKDLPFTKEKIQEIIKKYPTPFHIYDEKAILKNAEKMKAAFREVPGFKEFFAVKALPNPFILKILRKEGFGADCSSLPELILAEKAGIAGENIMFSSNDTPAEEFLKAKELGAYINLDDISHIDYLEKYAGLPEIVCFRYNPGPLKEGNAIIGKPEEAKYGFTRDQLFEGYRILRDRGVKRFGMHTMVASNELNADYFVETARILFELIVEISKELNINFEFVNLGGGIGIPYRPEQEPVSFEAVAKGVKKAYEATITANGLYPLKVFLECGRVITGPYGYLITQVRHLKHTYKDYVGMDSCMANLMRPGIYGAYHHITVLGKENEAPVHKYDVTGSLCENNDKFAIDRPLPKIEIGDILAIHDTGAHGHAMGFNYNGKLRSAELLLRKDGSVVQIRRAETIEDYFATLDFEALKGFK